The nucleotide window TCATGCCGGCCAGATGCTGGATCGCGCCGGAAATGCCGACGGCGATGTACAGCGACGGCGCGACGATCTTGCCGGTCTGGCCGACCTGCCAGTCGTTCGGCACGTAGCCGGCGTCGACGGCGGCGCGCGAGGCGCCCATGGCCGCGTTCAGCTTGTCGGCCAGCGGTTCCAGGACCTTGAAGTTGTCGGCCGAACCGATGCCGCGGCCGCCGGAAACGATGACCTTGGCAGCCGTCAGTTCCGGGCGGTCCGACTTGGCCACTTCGCGGCCCACGAAGCTCGACTTGCCGGAATCGGCAACCGCAGCGACATTCTCGACGGCGGCCGAGCCACCGGTGGATGCCGCGGAATCGAAGCCGGTGGTGCGCACCGTGATGACTTTCACCTTGTCGGTCGATTGCACGGTGGCGATCGCGTTGCCGGCGTAGATCGGGCGCTCGAACGTGTCGGGTGAATCGACCTTGGTGATCTCGGAAATCTGTGCCACGTCCAGCTTGGCGGCCACGCGCGGCAGGATGTTCTTGCCGTAGGCGGTGGCCGGGGCCAGGATGTGCGAGTAAGCGCCGGCCACGGCCAGGATCTGCTCGGCCAGGTTCTCGGCCAGGCCATCGGCGAAGTGCGGCGCATCGGCCAGCAGCACCTTGCTGACGCCGGCGATCTGCGCGGCCTGCTGCGCGGCGGCCGAGGCGTTGGCGCCGGCGACCAGGACATGGACTTCACCGCCGGCCTGCGCGGCCGCGGTAACGGTGTGGTGGGTGCTGCCTTTCAGGCTGGCGTTGTCGTGTTCTGCGATGACGAGTGCGACCATGATTTTTCCTTGTCTGTTACCCCAGAGGCAGAGGCAGGGGTCTGACCCGCCGGGTCAGACCCCAGGTTTTGCACCTGGGGTGAAAATATGCGTTTCGGGCTCGCCGACTGTTAGATGACTTTGGCTTCGGTGCGCAGCTTCGACACCAGCGTGGCAACGTCCGGCACCATGACACCGGCGGAGCGCTTGGCCGGCTCGGCCACTTTCAGCGTCTTCAGGCGCGGCGTCACGTCCACGCCCAGGTCTTCCGGCTTGATCGTTTCCAGCGGCTTTTTCTTTGCCTTCATGATGTTCGGCAGCGTCACGTAGCGCGGTTCGTTCAGGCGCAGGTCGGTGGTGACGATGGCCGGCAGCGCCAGCGACAGCGTTTCCAGGCCGCCATCGACTTCACGGGTCACAGTCACCTTGCCGTCTTCCAGCACCACTTTCGAGGCGAACGTGGCTTGCGGCCAGCCCAGCAGCGCGCCCAGCATCTGGCCGGTCTGGTTCGAATCGTCGTCGATGGCCTGCTTGCCCAGGATGATCAGCTGCGGCTGTTCCTTGTCGGCCAGCGCCTTCAGCAGCTTGGCCACGGCCAGCGGCTCCAGGTCGGCGGTCGTTTCGATCAGCACGCCGCGGTCGGCGCCGATCGCCATGCCCGTGCGCAGTGTTTCCTGGCACTGCGCCACGCCGGCGGATACCGCCACGATCTCGGTCACCTTGCCCGCTTCCTTCAGGCGCGTGGCTTCTTCCAGGGCGATCTCGTCGAACGGATTCATCGACATTTTGACGTTGGCGATATCGACGCCAGTGCCGTCGGACTTCACGCGTACCTTGACGTTGTAGTCGACCACGCGCTTGACAGGTACCAGGACTTTCATGGGATGCCTTTGGGAAAAGTGATAAGTGAAATGGGCTAGATTATAGAAGTTTTTCCAGGCCACGGCGGAATTAAAGCACGACCGTACGATTTCATGTTAGTAGCAGTCCTCTAAAACGAATCTTGTTCGACGGGGTCGCTCGACAGGTACTGAAAATTCCGTTTCCGGCGCCAATGCCAGCCATGGGTCGGCCATGAGTGAGCCTGATTCAGCCATGGAAACAACAAGGGGACAGTCCTGCTGCCAGGAACTGTCCCCTTGTTGATGCCATCGCCCTGCGGCGGCGGCGCCGTCACTGCCCTCGGGTCACTTGCGCTGCATCAGGAAAGTGAACTCAGCGCCCTGCTGGACATGCGACAACAATGGATTGCCGGTCTGCTTGGCGAACGCCTGGAAGTCACGCACGGAACCGGGATCGGTCGCCACGATGCGCAACACCTGGCCGCTCTCCAGTTCGGCCAGCGCCTTCTTCGCCTTCAGGATCGGCAGCGGGCAGTTCAAGCCCCGTGCATCGATTTCCTTGTGAAATTCCATGGTTTCGGTGTCGAGTAAAGTATCGCTCATCAAGATTCCCGCAAATGATTGTGCTGAGTCATGACAGTCTACTCCAAAAAATGCGTCGTGACGCGGTGCACCAAAAGACTTCGCGGCTCGATGCAAAATTGCAACACATAATACCCAAAAGTAAAGACAAGCGGAAGCCGGCGGCCGAAAACCGCAGTATAGGCGAAAACCGGGCTTTGCCGCAGCGCGTCATGCGATGCCACCGCAGCGCAGCAGAGTGTACGTCGTATCGGCGCGGACGCGCGCTCAGGACACTGGCATGCCGTGCGCCGCACGCACCTGCCCGGCCCGCACCGCTTCGATCTTGTCCAGCAGGCTGGCGGAACGCTGCGCGTCGAACTTGCGGGCAAACAGCTTGCCGGACGAATACAGCGGTTCGAAGTCGCGGTCGACCAGGATGGCGGGGTCTTCGCGCTGGGGATTCCAGTCGATGTAGTGCAGCGACGCCTTGTTCTCGTTCTTCATCTCGCCGGGCCGGCGCCGGCCATCCACGTCATACAGGTTCAGCGTGGCGGCATGGGGCGAATTCAGCACGATGGTCTGGAAATAGATCTCGTCGCTGCAGGACACGCTCTGGAAGAATTCCAGGAACCGGCCGTTGCGCGGATCGTGCGTGAAATCGACGATATGGCGCGCGATGTCCTGGCTGATGCACCAGGACGTGGAGCCGCGGTAGGCTTGCATGCCGTCGACGAAACGGCGGTCCGGCAGGCGGGCGCTGATCACCTTGACGACCTTGGCCGCGACACGGCGCAGGAAGCGCGTCGGCAGCCTGGCATACAGGTCGTGGTAGCAGTAGTTGCGGATCTTGGTGACCTGGTCCGTCCCGTCCGCCAGCGCATAGAAATTCATGTAGCTGCGGCCCGGGTGGCGGCGCAGCACTTCCAGCAGGTGGCCGTGGGAATGCAGCGGGAAGTCGCGGCCGCTGAGGAAGATGTAGTAGTCGTGCGTGCCTGCCCGCAGCGCGTGTTCGAGCAGCTTGAGCATGGCGGCGACCTGGGAAAAACCGCCCCAGTTCACTTTCACGGGGTCGGGAACGAAATCGACGGGCACGCCGCCGCAAGCCGAGGCAAATACCGCCGGGTCGAACTTGGCGTCGATATGCGCGTAGATCGCCACGTTTTCCGCGTGGACGGCACGGGCCAGGCGGCCGAACAGTTCCGGCTGGTCGTGGGCCAGTATCAGGTATGCAATCCGCATTCATTCTCCTTGCTATGCCGCTGCCGCATCGCTTGCCCCGGGCCGGCGGACATGCCACCGGCGCCAGGACGAGGACTGGTGCGCCTGGCCCGGCGCCACCATGCGCGGCGTTCGCTGCCGGCGACATGGCGCACGGCAACCGGCACAAAGGGAGCAGTGTATAGCATAACTTGCACTTTAATCAATTGACGCGGCCGAAAAAAAAGGCGGCCGCGGCCGCCTTTTCCTGACCTGCTTGCGCCGGACCAGATGCGTCAGATCGACAGCATCAGATGCGCTGTTCCACCCAGCCCTGCACGCCGGCCAGGGCTTCCGGCAACGCGGCCGGATTGGTGCCGCCGGCCTGCGCCATGTCCGGCCGGCCACCGCCCTTGCCGCCCACCTGCTGGGCCACGAAGTTCACCAGTTCGCCGGCCTTGACCTTGCCGATCGAATCGGCGGTCACGCCGGCGATCAGGCTGACCTTGTCGCCGTTGACGGACGCCAGCACGATCGCGGCCGTCTTCAGCTTGTCCTTCAGCTTGTCCATCGTTTCGCGCAGCGCGTTCACGTCGGCGCCTTCCAGCGTGGCGGCCAGCACCTTCAGGCCCTTGATGTCGATGGCCTTCGTGGCCAGCTCGTCGCCCTGGCCGGAAGCCAGCTTCGACTTCAGCGCGTTCAATTCCTTCTCCAGCGCCTTGACCTGGTCCTGCACCTGGCCGATGCGCGAAGTGATCTCTTCCGGCGTCGATTTCAGTGCCGCGGCGGCTTCGTTCAGGCGGCGGTTCATTGCCTGCACCAGCGCCAGCGCGCCCTCGCCCGTCACCGCTTCCACGCGGCGGATACCGGCCGCCACGCCGCCTTCGGAGACGATCTTGAACAGGCCGATGTCGCCGGTGCGCGTGACGTGCACGCCGCCGCACAGCTCTTTCGACGAACCGATGTCCAGCACGCGCACTTCGTCGCCATACTTCTCGCCGAACAGCGCCATCGCGCCATGCTTGACGGCGTCGTCGAACGACATGTGCTGGGCCTTGGTCGAATGGTTTTCCAGGATCTCGGCATTGACGATCGCTTCCACCTGCGCGATCTGCTCGGCCGTCAGCGGCGCATTGTGGCTGAAGTCGAAGCGGGTCTTGTCCGGGTCGACCAGCGAGCCCTTTTGCTGCACGTGGCCGCCCAGCACTTCGCGCAGCGCCTTGTGCATCAGGTGCGTGGCCGAGTGGTTGCGGATGGTGCGCGCGCGCTTCACGGTATCGACTTGCGCGGAGACCTTGTCGCCCACCTTCAGGCTGCCGTTTTCCAGCACGCCGTGCTGGCCGAACACGTCGGCCTGGATCTTCAGCGTGTCGTCCACGGTGAATTTCGCGCCGGCGCTCTGGATGATGCCCTGGTCGCCCACCTGGCCGCCGGATTCGGCGTAGAACGGCGTGGTGTCCAGCACCACGATGCCCGCTTCACCGGCCTTCAGTTCCTGCACCGGCGCGCCGTTCGCGTACAGCGCGATCACGGACGAATCGAATACCAGCTGCTCGTAGCCGACGAAGCTCGTCTTCGCGCCCGTGTACGCCACGTTGGCGGCCATCTTGAACTTGCCGGCGGCTTTCGCGGTGCGCCGCTGGTTTTCCATCGCCGCGGTGAAGCCTTCCTCGTCCAGCGTCACGCCGCGCTCGCGGCAGATGTCGGCCGTCAGGTCGAGCGGGAAGCCGTAGGTGTCGTACAGCGTGAAGGCGGTGCCGCCATCGAGCTTGTGCGGATCCTTGACCAGCTGCGCTTCCAGGATCTTCATGCCGTTTTCCAGCGTTTCGCCGAAGCGCTCTTCTTCCGTCTTCAGCACCTGCTGCACGTAGGCCAGCTTGTCCGACAATTCCGGATAGGCCGTGCCCATTTCCTTGTCCAGGTCCGCGGCCAGCTTGTAGAAGAACGGCTTGGTCTGGCCCAGCTTGTGGCCGTGGCGCAGCGCGCGGCGGATGATGCGGCGCAGTACGTAGCCGTGGCCTTCCGAGCTCGGGATGATGCCGTCGACGATCAGGAACGAGGCGGCGCGGATATGGTCGGCGATCACGCGCAGCGACTTGCTTTCCAGGTCTTCCGTGTGGGTTTCGCGGGCGGCCGCCTTGATCAGGGCCTGGAACAGGTCGATCTCGTAGTTGCTGTGCACATGCTGCAGCACCGCGGCCAGGCGCTCCATGCCCATGCCGGTATCGACGCACGGCTTCGGCAGCTTCGTCATGTTGCCGGCTTCATCGCGGTTGAACTGCATGAACACCAGGTTCCAGATCTCGATGAAGCGGTCGCCGTCTTCCTCGGCCGAGCCCGGCGGGCCGCCCCAGATGTCGGCGCCGTGGTCGTAGAACACCTCGGTGCACGGGCCGCACGGGCCGGTGTCGGCCATTTGCCAGAAGTTGTCCGATGCGTAGCGGGCACCCTTGTTGTCGCCGATGCGGATGATGCGCTCTTTCGGCACGCCGATCTCGTTTGCCCAGATGTCGTAGGCTTCGTCGTCTTCCTGGTAGACGGTGACGGTCAGCTTCTCGGCCGGCAGGCCATACACCTTGGTCAGCAGTTCCCACGCATAGGCGATCGCGTCGCGCTTGAAGTAGTCGCCGAAGCTGAAGTTACCCAGCATCTCGAAGAACGTGTGGTGGCGCGCCGTGTAGCCCACGTTTTCCAGGTCGTTGTGCTTGCCGCCGGCGCGCACGCAGCGCTGCACGGTGGTGGCGCGCGAATACGGGCGGGTATCCAGGCCCAGGAACACGTCCTTGAACTGCACCATGCCGGAGTTCGTCAGCAGCATGGTCGGATCGTTACCAGGGACCAGCGGGCTGGAACGGACGATCGTGTGACCCTTGGACTCGAAGAATTTGAGGAACTTCTCGCGGATTTCGGATGATTTCATTTGGCTGGTGCAGGTTATTAGAGACAGGCTGAAGGCGGGCGGGCGCCCTGGCTGAAATGCAAAACGTTGATTATATAACGCTTGGCACTACTTGAAGTCGGCTGGCAGGAGGTCGATCCGGTCGGTGCAGATCGCGTCCACGCCCCAGGACAGCAGCGCGCGGGCGCGCGCGGCATCGTTGACGGTATAGCAAAACAGGCCGAAACCGGCCGCTTTCACGGCGCGCGCCAGCGCCGGTGTCAGCCTGGCATGGTCGACATGCACCGACAGCACGCCCAGTTCGCGGGCCTGCCCTTCCCAGTCGTCCGGCAAGCCTTCGAAGGCGATCGCGCGGGGCAGTTCGGGCGCCGCGGCACGCGCGGCGCGCAGCGCGGCGGCGCTGAACGACGACAGCAGCGGCAAGCGTGCCGCGTCGCTTTCGGCGGGAAACAGCTGGCGCACCGTCTCGGCCACGTAGCGCCCGGTGGCGGCATCATGGCCCGGCGCCGGCTTGATTTCCACGTTCATCCAGATGCCATGGCCCTTGCAATACTCGGCGAACGGCACGAACAGCGGGACCGGTTCGCCGGCGAACGCGGGGCCGAACCATGTGCCGGCATCGAGCCTGGCGAGATCGGCGGCGTCGGTTTCCGCAACGCTGCCCGGACCGGCCACGGTGCGGCCGAACTCCGGATCGTGCATGACGACGCCGACGCCGTCGCGCGACAGCATCACGTCGAACTCGACCGCGCGATAGCCATGGCGCAGGCCGGCCGCCAGCGCTGCGATGGTGTTTTCCGGGGCGGTCGTGCCGCCGCCGCGGTGCGCGATCATGGTTGGATAGTGCCACATGGCTGCGACACTACCATGCTCGCCGCGAAAAAGGCAAAAAGCGGATACGTTCGGGCAAAAAAAGGCCGCTTCACCATCGAAGCGGCCCTGTAAGGCGCCGGATGCCACCGCGGGACGGTGACAAGGCCGGGGTTCGCCACGGCATCGTCCCGGGAGCGGGGCCCCTGGCCCGCCGGCGCCGTCGCCCCAACTCAATGCAGGTGCAGCTTGAAGTCGATCAGTTCATTGTGCATGCGGCTGACCGCCGATTTCATCTGGGCCGACAACGGCAGGCCGCTGCCGCACACGCGGCGGGCGCGCGAACCCAGCAGTTCCATGTCGGCGATCAGCTTGACGATACGGGCCCGGTCGCGCAACGCGACGATTTCAGCGATGCGGTCGGATTGCCGGTCCAGCTTCTGGATGTAGTCGCGCAATTCCCCTGGCAGGTTGCGTTCGGCGGACAGCGCCTGCGCGGCCTGGCCGACGGCAAGCTGGATACTGCTGATGCGGCTGCGGATTTCCTGTTCTCCCATGGTCCTCTCCGTGATGTGCGCGGCAGCGGGATGCGCCGTTCATGCTTGGAGGGAGCACGGGACCGAAGGTTGCCTGAGTCCGGCTCATGCTTGAGAGGCCTCAAGTTCCCGTCATGCGGGCTTCGCCGCCAGTGCCGTGGCCACGGGGACCAGCGTGCGCAGCCGCAATGCGACCAGCAGCCCGATACCCAGCAATGCCGCCTGCAGCGCCACCACGCCCGGCCAGCCGCCATGGGCCCACAGCACGCCGCACAGCCAGCCGACCACGCTCGAGCCGAGGTAATAGAAGAACAGGTACAGCGCCGATGCCACGGCTTGCGGCGCGCGGGCCCGGCGGCCCACCCAGCTGCTGGCCATCGAATGGGAGGCGAAGAACGAGAAGGTGAACAGCGCCATGCCGGCGACGATCGCCACCAGGTTGTCGGCCAGCGTCAGCAACAGGCCGGCCAGCATCGCCGACAGCGTGGCCCACAGCACCTTGCGGCGGCCCAGGCGATCCGCCAGGCGCCCCGCCCACACGGAACTGTAGATGCCCAGCAGGTACAGGAACGAGATGCCGCCGACCAGCCCCTGGCGCAGCGAGAACGGCTCGCCCAGCAGCCGGAAGCCGATGAAATTGTAGGCACTGACGAAGCAGCCCATCAGCAGGAAGGCCAGCGCGTACAGCCATGGCAGGCCGGCGTCGCCCAGATGGCGGCGCAGGCCTGCCGCCATGCCCGCCAGTCCGCCCTGCGCCGGCCTGAAATGGCGCGACTCGGGCAGGCTGCGCCAGAATTCCCAGGCCGCATACAGGCCGGCCGCGCCCATTGCCGCCAGCGCCACGCGCCACGAAAACACGTCGGACAGGGTGGACGTGACGACCCGCCCCAGCATGCCGCCGAACGCGCTGCCGCTGATGTACAGGCCCATCGACAGGCCCAGCGATTCGGGTTCCACTTCCTCGCTCAGGTAAGCCATCGCCACGGCCGGCATGCCGCCCAGCCCGAGGCCCAGCAGCGCGCGCGCCGCGAGCAGTTGGGGGTAGTCGCGCGCCAGCGCGCACACCAGCGTCATCACGGCGGCCAGGCACAGCGCCGTCACCATCAGGCCCTTGCGGCCGATACGATCGGACACGATCGACGACAGCAGCAGCGACACGGCCAGCGCACCAGTCGACACCGACAGCGACAGGCTGCTTTGCGCCGGCGTCAGCGCGAACTGGTGCGCCAGCAGCGGCATCAGCGGCTGCACGCAATACAGCAGGGCAAAGCAGGAAAAGCCGCCGAAGAACAGCGCGCGGTTGGTGCGCCGGAAGGCGGGGCTGGCGGGAGAGAGGCGTTCCATGATGAGCTTTCAACGACGATGGAGCCATCGTAGGCTTGCCCGGTATAAGCGTCCAATATATATTTGAGGCTCCATTAATACTTTAAAGCGATAACATGGAACTGCGGCACTTGCGTTATTTCGTCGCCGTGGCCGAGGAACTGAGCTTCACGCGCGCCGCCGAGCGGCTGCACATCGGCCAGCCGCCGCTGAGCCAGCAGATCCAGGCGCTGGAACACGAGGTGGGCGCGCGGCTGTTCGAGCGCAGCAAGCGCTGGGTACGGCTGACGGAAGCGGGCAAGCTGTTCCTGGCGGACGCGCGGCGCGTGCTGGCGCTGGCCGAACAGGCCAAGGAAACCGCGCGCCGCGCGCAGCGGGGCGAAGCTGGCGAGCTGCGCATCGGCTTTACGTTCTCGACACCGTTCACCACGCTG belongs to Pseudoduganella albidiflava and includes:
- a CDS encoding sulfurtransferase TusA family protein encodes the protein MEFHKEIDARGLNCPLPILKAKKALAELESGQVLRIVATDPGSVRDFQAFAKQTGNPLLSHVQQGAEFTFLMQRK
- a CDS encoding electron transfer flavoprotein subunit beta/FixA family protein; its protein translation is MKVLVPVKRVVDYNVKVRVKSDGTGVDIANVKMSMNPFDEIALEEATRLKEAGKVTEIVAVSAGVAQCQETLRTGMAIGADRGVLIETTADLEPLAVAKLLKALADKEQPQLIILGKQAIDDDSNQTGQMLGALLGWPQATFASKVVLEDGKVTVTREVDGGLETLSLALPAIVTTDLRLNEPRYVTLPNIMKAKKKPLETIKPEDLGVDVTPRLKTLKVAEPAKRSAGVMVPDVATLVSKLRTEAKVI
- the ugpQ gene encoding glycerophosphodiester phosphodiesterase, producing MWHYPTMIAHRGGGTTAPENTIAALAAGLRHGYRAVEFDVMLSRDGVGVVMHDPEFGRTVAGPGSVAETDAADLARLDAGTWFGPAFAGEPVPLFVPFAEYCKGHGIWMNVEIKPAPGHDAATGRYVAETVRQLFPAESDAARLPLLSSFSAAALRAARAAAPELPRAIAFEGLPDDWEGQARELGVLSVHVDHARLTPALARAVKAAGFGLFCYTVNDAARARALLSWGVDAICTDRIDLLPADFK
- a CDS encoding electron transfer flavoprotein subunit alpha/FixB family protein; the protein is MVALVIAEHDNASLKGSTHHTVTAAAQAGGEVHVLVAGANASAAAQQAAQIAGVSKVLLADAPHFADGLAENLAEQILAVAGAYSHILAPATAYGKNILPRVAAKLDVAQISEITKVDSPDTFERPIYAGNAIATVQSTDKVKVITVRTTGFDSAASTGGSAAVENVAAVADSGKSSFVGREVAKSDRPELTAAKVIVSGGRGIGSADNFKVLEPLADKLNAAMGASRAAVDAGYVPNDWQVGQTGKIVAPSLYIAVGISGAIQHLAGMKDSKTIVAINKDPEAPIFSVADYGIVGDLFEIVPALVKELG
- a CDS encoding MFS transporter, whose amino-acid sequence is MERLSPASPAFRRTNRALFFGGFSCFALLYCVQPLMPLLAHQFALTPAQSSLSLSVSTGALAVSLLLSSIVSDRIGRKGLMVTALCLAAVMTLVCALARDYPQLLAARALLGLGLGGMPAVAMAYLSEEVEPESLGLSMGLYISGSAFGGMLGRVVTSTLSDVFSWRVALAAMGAAGLYAAWEFWRSLPESRHFRPAQGGLAGMAAGLRRHLGDAGLPWLYALAFLLMGCFVSAYNFIGFRLLGEPFSLRQGLVGGISFLYLLGIYSSVWAGRLADRLGRRKVLWATLSAMLAGLLLTLADNLVAIVAGMALFTFSFFASHSMASSWVGRRARAPQAVASALYLFFYYLGSSVVGWLCGVLWAHGGWPGVVALQAALLGIGLLVALRLRTLVPVATALAAKPA
- a CDS encoding beta-1,6-N-acetylglucosaminyltransferase; translation: MRIAYLILAHDQPELFGRLARAVHAENVAIYAHIDAKFDPAVFASACGGVPVDFVPDPVKVNWGGFSQVAAMLKLLEHALRAGTHDYYIFLSGRDFPLHSHGHLLEVLRRHPGRSYMNFYALADGTDQVTKIRNYCYHDLYARLPTRFLRRVAAKVVKVISARLPDRRFVDGMQAYRGSTSWCISQDIARHIVDFTHDPRNGRFLEFFQSVSCSDEIYFQTIVLNSPHAATLNLYDVDGRRRPGEMKNENKASLHYIDWNPQREDPAILVDRDFEPLYSSGKLFARKFDAQRSASLLDKIEAVRAGQVRAAHGMPVS
- the alaS gene encoding alanine--tRNA ligase, producing MKSSEIREKFLKFFESKGHTIVRSSPLVPGNDPTMLLTNSGMVQFKDVFLGLDTRPYSRATTVQRCVRAGGKHNDLENVGYTARHHTFFEMLGNFSFGDYFKRDAIAYAWELLTKVYGLPAEKLTVTVYQEDDEAYDIWANEIGVPKERIIRIGDNKGARYASDNFWQMADTGPCGPCTEVFYDHGADIWGGPPGSAEEDGDRFIEIWNLVFMQFNRDEAGNMTKLPKPCVDTGMGMERLAAVLQHVHSNYEIDLFQALIKAAARETHTEDLESKSLRVIADHIRAASFLIVDGIIPSSEGHGYVLRRIIRRALRHGHKLGQTKPFFYKLAADLDKEMGTAYPELSDKLAYVQQVLKTEEERFGETLENGMKILEAQLVKDPHKLDGGTAFTLYDTYGFPLDLTADICRERGVTLDEEGFTAAMENQRRTAKAAGKFKMAANVAYTGAKTSFVGYEQLVFDSSVIALYANGAPVQELKAGEAGIVVLDTTPFYAESGGQVGDQGIIQSAGAKFTVDDTLKIQADVFGQHGVLENGSLKVGDKVSAQVDTVKRARTIRNHSATHLMHKALREVLGGHVQQKGSLVDPDKTRFDFSHNAPLTAEQIAQVEAIVNAEILENHSTKAQHMSFDDAVKHGAMALFGEKYGDEVRVLDIGSSKELCGGVHVTRTGDIGLFKIVSEGGVAAGIRRVEAVTGEGALALVQAMNRRLNEAAAALKSTPEEITSRIGQVQDQVKALEKELNALKSKLASGQGDELATKAIDIKGLKVLAATLEGADVNALRETMDKLKDKLKTAAIVLASVNGDKVSLIAGVTADSIGKVKAGELVNFVAQQVGGKGGGRPDMAQAGGTNPAALPEALAGVQGWVEQRI